The window GAGATATCTGCTAAGGCACACCGGGCGCGACGCAAGTTTCCGCAGCCCCGAACATGGCCGTTCTCAAGGGATCAAAAACATTGAAAGCTGCATTTGATCTATAGCGTTCGTATATATGAACGAAAAGAAAAACATCAATCTTATTCGCTTGCATTATCTCACTGCAAAAGTAGACAGCATGGAATACCTACCTTACGGGCTAATAATtcggtttttgtttttaacagcCGATATTATTCGACGTGAAATTCGTCCGTAAACACGTGTTGTGTGCGTATTTCCTTATCAATCCGCATCATCTGGTACTGTGTAATGAATTAATGAAAACGAAagattagatttattttaaattacaattgacATCATCGACAACCCCTCTTCACATCACTAGGTGAATCGCGTCATTCACTAATATGTACATCGTCAGCTCTTATATCAAAGTGTTAGTCGATTTTCATTCCAAACGGGAATAATTGTATGCGTTTTGCCAGACACAATTAACTATCATTCCTTTTAACTAATTTGGTATATCATTAATCGGatgtttataatattttgaattgcctaGTACACCTCACCtcaaaaaaaaggtcacaggcgggcgcatcacgatgctcagcaatgagcgatcgactgaaggaggaggagaaGGAGGAGGAGTACACCTCATAGAATGAGAACAGGAGATCTCTACCTTATGTACCTATCCAATATCGAAATTTGACAAAAACGAAGCACACAGAAttccttaaaaataataaaaagacaaaaaagtTACGTCAAAAGAGGTTACCGTAAAATACCGTACCTACGCGTAAGTAAAAGACAGATCCTGTAACTAATGAAACTATTGACTTGTTTGACATATGCAAAATGTACTCACATATTACTAATaaagaataatgaaataaaagacAATGTCGTACTAACACGTGGTCGACATTAGCCCATGTTTAGCTTTTTCTGAGCGGTTTTCTTAAGAAACGTCAATTAGAATGACTTCGTTGAACGTGGCGCGGCCCTTTGATGTGAGTGTGTGGGGCGGGGACAGAGAACAAGCAGCTCGCTTTGAATTTCAACCACTGGCCGGTTATTATTGAATAGAAGCTTCAAGAAGTGCACTCAAAACGCCTTCTTGTAGGGAAATACAGTGGCACCATACCGTCTGGTGGCGGGACGGGTCGCGTGTTGCCACTGCAGCTGAAGCACTAACGCGGCTAGCTTTGAGGGCTAGGATATTCATTTGCAATTCAATTGGGTCTTCAACCTCGTGTGAGATGGCCACATTGAAGTTCTGCGTCAGGGCGCGCTCTCTAGAAAAACTTTCACTGTAGGTCCCATTTAAGTGACACAAGAAGTTCAATGCgataaaataagaataactaAGTTGGTATCATGACGTAACTTTAGGTGAACGTCTTTTTACTTGCAAGTAGAGAAAAGTCGAAGGCAAAAGTCCACCGGGAAAGTTAGGCCGAAAAGCGATAGATATTCAAACAGTCAGTGTCACACTAGCATCACATTTTACTGTTAAGGTTATATGGCTCTCTCAGTTCTGTTGTACTTGTGAAATAAatccagccagatggtcagtgAGCAGTTTTTGTGGTAAGCAATGTCGGTGGCAAGTGGTCGCAATATGTGTCGTGGACGCAGCCCCGCCCTCTCACATCAAATATGCCGCCCGGCGCTTGCAGACACGTCcttattatcttattttaatggATGCCCTCctctttaattaaaatatgatatGAATGATGTTTGCGACATACCAAAATCCAAGAAATCTATTATATATTTCACGAGCGTAAAATGATTAAGGTGCAACAATATTCTAGAAACCTTTCAGTTTCATTATGCCACTATAGTCCAAACGGTGCGAGACGATCGGACGTGACACATGCCATCAATGTCATATCCTCTCCGCTTTGACAGGTTGGTGTCGCATGACAAGCCGTCACTCGTACGCGTCTCCGTGACGTTTGGATGACATTTATTAGACGGATGCAACGGGATACTGATATATTTTGTGCGTgtctttaattttcattaatattggTAACTAATTTGAATATGTTGCCACGTTAAGGTCAACTTTGCTTTAatttgcttttattattattttttcgccACTATAAGTGAAAAGCAGTCTTATCTGATTCGTACTGTAGTACATATTTAGTGTGCACTGATAAAAACAGGCTATCTATAGTCCAGTCGCTTTCTGGTGTAAAATACTGTTTGAATTCTAGCTTTTGATTTAAATACGCGCGCTAACAACATCTCGGCGGTTTGCGCataaattatctttatattCTAATATAAACAACATTAAATCAAACACCCCTAGGGAATTACTTGTAATTTGTAAGAATTTCACACAATTTAAAgccatttaacaataaaaacgaaaaataaactCCGATTCTTTCGTTCTTGAagagaaaaaaagaaatataaatcaaTATGTGCCGcgttaataatgaaatattttaacaaGGTGACCGTTTTATGAGCGAGCCGGGGATCGCGCCGGCTCCGACTTACAAAAAGACAACAATCAACGGGTTACCAGCTCTACAAACGACAAGCTCCAACCAGCTCCAggagaaattaaaatatatatttttctttactgAGGCAAAGAAGTTGGTATTAAATGGTATTAAATGGCTATCGGAACAAATAGTTATTAAGAATAGCGCTACTCAGCTTGTGGCCTATGGTCAAACTCCCAATTTTAACGGCTgtctatataaatttaaaccCAAAACGGGTGACTATttcgcggcataaataggcaggatgttggTACCAATCCCGCCAGTAAACAATCAttttaagtttcattattttcttacgaaatcgaaaaattataatgaccaattttgtatgcattgCACGCATGTATCACAAATGCGATTAGCTTTGGACACTTTTCGATTCGGTATCATTAGGCGCATATAGAATACCAGTACTAGGAGTCTCGTAATTCTCACTCAATACTGCGTGTTCAATCCAGTATTTCTTTATAACTGGTAACATTGAAATTAGAGCGTTTTGTAAATGTCCGCGTGCGGTGGCGACATCAAAGTGGGTGTCGGTTTACACGGGCCCGTGACGTCAGCACATGTGCCGCTCCCAAAATCCCAAcacaacacaaaacactaaacCTACTATTATGTGGTTTTAATCCAATTGGAAGGGAATTACAACAATAACTAACTATGTATAAGTAAGGGAATGGAGATTTGTTCTTTTCTGACGTACATGGTAGATGAGCCCAAAAGCCACCTGGAGGCGACAGGGTCCAAAGACGGCACCCACATTACGGATATTAATCCTTCCAACAGCaacacattattgttttatgCAAAAAGGCAAGACTTACATTATATCTTACCTCATCATAGTCAAATTTCATCAAACTttggcactttttttttatttatttttgtggcttagatgggtggacgagcccacagcccacctggtgttaagtggttactggagccatagacttctacaacgtaaatgcgccacccaccttgagatataagctctaagttctcagttagttacaattcgaacaccgatacatcgctcgatacgaatgcaccggaggtcttatcctttaggccacgacgacttcaaaacgacgAGGGCTTTCGCAGCTGTATGGCTTTTTTCAGTTAAGGTTGAAAAATAATTCTAAGTCGTGGGTGGGTAGGGTATGCCAATCTAGCTCATCTGCCTTTGTTAATAGTGATAAATTTCCCACGCAGATCCAAGCGGAGGAATGGGCAATATAGGCGTGGGCGGCTCGGGTGGTCAACAGTATGGAGAAGTCAACCAGTTGGGCGGAGTGTTTGTCAATGGAAGACCTCTGCCCAATGCTGTGAGATTACGGATTGTGGAACTAGCGCAACTTGGAATCAGGTAATCATGGTGATTTACCTCAATAGGAAGACTTGCATGCAACATAGATACGCTGATAGAAACGGACCACCGCCGTAACCTAAAAATGTAGAATCAGCATTTGAGTGAAGACATGTCATTACGTTCATTAAATACCTAAGTTGACCAAATGAACATGTGTATATAATTTCGTTAATAACTAAAAACACTTTTAAGATTAGACTCTagtccttcttcttcttcttcgtcgcttcctcattactgagggtcgtgaccaccttggtccagtttttgcactagcttcctccaatgttgcctgcattcggcatGCTTAATGCTTAATCTAGTCCTAGGTGACGATAAAAATCGTGAAGTGATCAACATCACAATGAGTTCTTGTACAATTTAATGatgtttcaatcataaaatcACAGTAGTTGTTAGTAATGGATTTGTTATTTGATCCCAGGCCTTGCGACATTAGCAGACAGCTGAGGGTCTCGCACGGATGCGTGTCCAAAATACTGGCCAGATACCACGAGACCGGGTCCATACTCCCCGGTGCTATCGGAGGATCCAAGCCGCGGGTCACTACTCCGAAGGTGAGAAGATTAAATTACTTTCCATTATTATGTGTGTTGcgtaggtatatataaatattagaacAGAGAAGTCAAAAGTGATTAAAATACACCACCCACTTTGCTCATGAGATTGAAGTTTCATCTGTGGCATGCGACGGCTGACCCTTCGATTATATTTTGAAGTAAGGTTGCATGACACCGTACAAGTTCCAAGACCATTCCATATGTCGGTCTGCAAGGCTCCAACACCGACtggtgaaagatcttccctaTCTTAAGAAATCAACTATCACGTTTCCAAGAAGCAATTGGACCGACGTACTCATGACTTCCCAGCATTGTATAAAAATCTTTAACATTCCAAAGTAGTGTTCATATTAATAAGCGCCGGTCCTGCAATGCAGTGCACTGAGACTAATCCCACCTATCTACCAGCGTATCAAACAATACATTTCTCATGGTCATGTTTCCTACAGGTGGTTTCGTACATAAAGCAGTTGAAAGCGAAAGACCCTGGTATATTTGCGTGGGAGATCCGAGACCGGCTGTTAGCTGACGGGGTTTGTGACAAGTACAATGTGC of the Bombyx mori chromosome 25, ASM3026992v2 genome contains:
- the LOC101743636 gene encoding paired box protein Pax-1, which produces MMLGSMDGKDYGALHAAAAGYTMDPDPSGGMGNIGVGGSGGQQYGEVNQLGGVFVNGRPLPNAVRLRIVELAQLGIRPCDISRQLRVSHGCVSKILARYHETGSILPGAIGGSKPRVTTPKVVSYIKQLKAKDPGIFAWEIRDRLLADGVCDKYNVPSVSSISRILRNKLGGGALYPVPPLYPVPPQRCWPLHQPYDYYVYLQGRQHGGGGAHLAPHQQPPHHAHAHAL